The DNA segment CAAAGGCGATCGCCATTTAATACCATATAGATAGTCAATACCACCGTCAGCAGCACATTGACCACAACACCAATCGTATCAAAAGCAAAACTCAGGATTTTCCCCGTCACAGACTGTAATTGGCTGGACACCTTCTCTAAAAGCTGCGTCACTAAACCACTTAAATTTACAGGTAACTGTTGGGTAGCTGCCCATTTTTGGAATGCGTCAATCTGTTGACCCCCAGAATCAATCCAATAGGGCAGAATATTCACCAGTTCATTGATCTGTTCTATGATGAGGGGGACTAAAGTCACGCCTAAACCGACTAAAATCACTACAGCTAACAGCAATACACTGCCAATAGCCAAGTTGCGTTTTACACCCCGTTCTTGGAAAAATTGGATTGGGTAGTTCAAAACAAAAGCCAGCAAAACAGCAGCTGCAAAAACATTCACCAAAGGTTGAAAATACTGCACAACCTGAAGCAACAGCCAACCGTTGAGAATGGCGACAGGAAACGCCAAACCAATAGTTAACCATCGGGGAAATTTATTTACTGACTGCATGAGCGAAGACTCCAGGGAACGGGGGACTGGGGATTGGGGATTGGGAAAGAACTAATAACAACTGACAACTGACAATTAACTAATAACTAGATCCTTTTCCATGAATTCTAATAAAATCTGCTGCGGTATTGCTCCTAGCGGTTTCTCTCCACCTGCGTTTGCCGAATAAAATTTACCTTTACGAATATCTTCTGGTGTCAATAAGCCCATATCCCAACCTTCATTTAACACCAGTTGATTAAATTCTAATAATAACGGCGCATGGAAGACATGACGCACTACTGCATCGTCAGCATAACAACCGAATT comes from the Nostoc sp. PCC 7120 = FACHB-418 genome and includes:
- a CDS encoding NUDIX hydrolase, coding for MSKQPIHVAIAILYQDNKFLMQLRDDVPNIPYPAHWALFGGHIEPGETPDIAVQREVLEEIGYILPPFFEFGCYADDAVVRHVFHAPLLLEFNQLVLNEGWDMGLLTPEDIRKGKFYSANAGGEKPLGAIPQQILLEFMEKDLVIS